A region of Paenibacillus thiaminolyticus DNA encodes the following proteins:
- a CDS encoding erythromycin esterase family protein has translation MTLSDWTRRGAAVLLASVMACGTLLSFGATAHGEAAANDKQGAGKAAVQSSAGTTAALDRARTSTEARQEWKQWMKDNAIALDSIQPEAATDALIPAERFADLDGLKPLLQDKRIVYLGESSHGAAEYNSAKTRLIQYLHQELGFNVVAFETNLGNAASAYGHIRTREPVATMKDSIFGIWHAQETVPLFQYIKDTHNTKTPLALAGFDMQPQGPLFTDEWMGDAKLAKQFQDAEQELDEWELTEDVEGYRKAKPKLLKVYQQVRALVPKRAEKLQRQYPDNPHIVKLMERALDNRIQVVEEYMEISINSTAFLNGKSMDYMSIIQSSEYRDRMMADNLSWLAAHVYPNEKIIVWAHNGHIAKAYSQEMNSLPRVHMGELMQKTEFKDQSYAIGLFMGGGRNAHVIGGSSDVLPPMPHSVEEVMKRAGHPFSFVDMRYAKHVPGNSWMTQPNISYYDGVMPVSSIPAEQFDGILFIDQVSEPDYLK, from the coding sequence ATGACGTTATCGGATTGGACGCGCCGGGGAGCCGCAGTGCTCCTCGCCTCCGTTATGGCCTGCGGCACGCTGCTCTCCTTCGGAGCGACAGCGCACGGGGAAGCCGCAGCGAATGACAAGCAAGGAGCGGGCAAGGCGGCAGTTCAGTCGTCTGCCGGGACGACGGCGGCCCTGGACCGGGCGCGCACGAGCACCGAAGCCCGGCAGGAGTGGAAGCAGTGGATGAAGGACAACGCCATCGCGCTCGATTCCATCCAGCCGGAGGCAGCCACGGATGCGCTAATTCCTGCCGAACGCTTCGCCGATCTGGACGGGCTGAAGCCGTTGCTGCAGGACAAGCGCATTGTCTACCTGGGCGAGAGCTCCCATGGCGCGGCGGAATACAATTCGGCCAAGACGCGGCTGATTCAATATTTGCACCAGGAGCTGGGCTTCAACGTCGTCGCGTTCGAGACGAATCTCGGCAATGCCGCTTCCGCGTACGGCCATATTCGTACCCGAGAGCCGGTCGCCACGATGAAGGATTCGATCTTCGGCATCTGGCATGCGCAGGAGACGGTGCCGCTTTTCCAATATATCAAGGATACGCACAACACGAAGACGCCGCTCGCGCTGGCCGGCTTCGACATGCAGCCGCAGGGTCCTCTGTTCACGGATGAGTGGATGGGCGATGCCAAGCTGGCCAAGCAATTCCAGGATGCGGAGCAAGAGCTGGATGAGTGGGAACTGACCGAAGATGTAGAAGGTTACCGCAAGGCGAAGCCGAAGCTGCTGAAGGTGTACCAGCAAGTGCGGGCGCTGGTGCCGAAGCGCGCCGAGAAGCTGCAGCGGCAGTATCCGGACAATCCGCATATCGTCAAGCTGATGGAACGGGCCTTGGACAACCGGATTCAAGTCGTCGAGGAATATATGGAGATTTCGATTAACTCCACCGCATTCCTGAACGGGAAATCGATGGACTACATGTCGATCATCCAATCCTCGGAGTACCGCGATCGGATGATGGCCGACAACCTGAGCTGGCTTGCGGCCCATGTCTATCCGAACGAGAAGATTATCGTCTGGGCCCATAACGGCCATATCGCCAAAGCGTACTCGCAAGAGATGAATTCGCTGCCGCGCGTCCATATGGGCGAATTGATGCAGAAGACCGAATTCAAGGATCAGAGCTACGCAATCGGCCTGTTTATGGGCGGCGGGCGCAATGCGCATGTCATCGGAGGTTCTTCCGACGTGCTTCCTCCGATGCCGCATTCGGTCGAGGAAGTGATGAAGAGAGCAGGGCATCCTTTCTCCTTTGTGGATATGCGCTATGCGAAGCACGTGCCGGGCAATTCGTGGATGACGCAGCCGAACATCTCCTACTATGATGGCGTCATGCCAGTCAGCAGCATTCCGGCGGAGCAGTTCGACGGCATCCTGTTCATCGATCAAGTAAGCGAGCCGGATTATTTGAAGTAA
- a CDS encoding erythromycin esterase family protein, translating into MKPHMTKWTRRSVQLFAASLISVSALFSWAPAAHGEANPAAAASAATVSGTASTEFRQQWEEWLRTNAYALDTIQPAPTKDGQAAEGSFADLDMLKPLLLDKRIVYLGESSHGVAEFNSVKTRLIQFLHQELGFNVVAFESPLGNAATAFGSVKTKTPEETLKTSIFPQWRSKETLPLFQYMKETQAAEQPLQLAGFDMQPMGPILAGDWMKDEDLNTRYVEAERSMWKWMSSEDLAAFAKEKSNLLNLYRDMKAKVAEHEKDLVKLYPDNPHLIAMMNRMLDDRIRLVDEYIELSIKANVTAQEGDYSGMMKMMEWRDQAMADNLLWMATEIYPTEKIIVWGHNTHISKATSRMEQSFMPEASFMGELMQNTMFGPYSYAIGLYMGSGTSADNLGETFEVQPVPANSIESLMKTANRPYTFVDLRYAEKSPGSSWMSEPRSALYFGMVPEVFVPREQYDGILYIDQVKAPAVLQ; encoded by the coding sequence TTGAAGCCTCACATGACAAAATGGACCCGACGGTCCGTACAGCTTTTCGCAGCATCCCTCATTTCTGTAAGCGCCCTGTTCTCATGGGCACCTGCCGCACATGGAGAAGCCAACCCGGCTGCGGCCGCATCGGCGGCCACCGTCAGCGGCACGGCATCGACGGAATTCAGACAGCAGTGGGAAGAGTGGCTCCGTACGAACGCGTATGCGCTCGACACGATTCAACCTGCTCCGACGAAGGACGGTCAGGCTGCCGAGGGCAGCTTCGCCGACCTGGATATGCTGAAGCCGCTGCTGCTCGACAAGCGCATCGTCTATCTCGGCGAGAGCTCGCACGGAGTCGCTGAGTTCAACTCGGTCAAGACGCGGTTGATTCAATTTCTCCATCAGGAATTGGGCTTCAACGTCGTGGCCTTCGAATCACCGCTGGGCAATGCGGCAACCGCCTTCGGCAGCGTGAAGACGAAGACGCCGGAAGAGACTCTGAAGACCTCCATTTTCCCGCAATGGCGTTCGAAGGAGACGCTCCCGCTGTTCCAATACATGAAGGAAACTCAAGCTGCGGAGCAGCCGCTGCAATTGGCAGGCTTCGATATGCAGCCGATGGGGCCGATTCTGGCCGGGGATTGGATGAAGGATGAGGACCTTAATACCCGGTATGTGGAAGCCGAACGTTCGATGTGGAAGTGGATGAGCTCGGAAGATCTGGCAGCCTTTGCGAAAGAAAAGTCCAATTTGTTGAACTTATACCGGGATATGAAAGCGAAGGTGGCCGAGCACGAGAAGGACTTGGTGAAGCTGTACCCGGACAACCCGCATCTGATTGCGATGATGAACCGCATGCTCGACGATCGCATCCGCCTCGTCGACGAGTACATTGAGCTTAGTATCAAGGCGAATGTGACGGCGCAGGAAGGCGATTATTCCGGCATGATGAAGATGATGGAATGGCGCGACCAAGCGATGGCAGACAATCTGCTCTGGATGGCGACCGAAATCTATCCGACGGAGAAGATTATCGTGTGGGGCCACAATACGCATATTAGCAAGGCGACTTCGCGGATGGAACAATCATTCATGCCAGAGGCGAGCTTCATGGGCGAATTGATGCAGAACACGATGTTCGGGCCGTACAGCTATGCGATCGGCCTGTATATGGGAAGCGGAACGAGCGCGGATAATCTGGGAGAGACCTTCGAGGTGCAGCCGGTTCCGGCCAATTCGATCGAGTCATTGATGAAGACCGCGAACCGTCCTTATACCTTTGTCGATCTGCGCTATGCGGAGAAGAGCCCAGGCAGCTCCTGGATGAGCGAGCCGCGCTCCGCCCTCTACTTCGGTATGGTGCCGGAAGTATTCGTGCCGCGGGAGCAGTATGACGGCATCTTGTACATTGATCAGGTAAAAGCACCGGCAGTTCTGCAATAA
- a CDS encoding NCS2 family permease, with the protein MIEKWFKLKEHGTNARTEMTAGLTTFLTMVYIVVVNPAILSGAGVPFQQVFTATVISAIIGTLTMALAANHPIAVAPGMGMNAYFTSVVASQGVTYQTVFGTVFLAGILFLLLTFTKLRETLIESIPAPLKFGITAGIGLFIAFIGLKSSGIVVASESTMVAFGDLHQPVTILTLAGLFITLVLMARKVNGALFIGMALTAVIGYFMGLMKFTGVVALPPAPVLFDIDISGVFTHGLYTVVFAFLLVTIFDTTGTMIGVAEQAGLMKGNSFPRAKQALLADALATTAGSLMGTTPSSAYVESSAGVAAGGRTGLTSAVVAGLFFLSLFFSPVIEAISSLPAITAPVLIIVGCFMMEGLARIQWKQFDDAFPAFAIMISMPLTSSIATGIAIGFITYPLIKLFSGKGRQVHPILYVFGVIFALQMVFFPAH; encoded by the coding sequence ATGATAGAAAAGTGGTTCAAATTAAAAGAACATGGCACAAATGCCCGCACCGAGATGACAGCGGGCCTTACCACGTTCTTGACTATGGTATATATTGTCGTGGTCAACCCGGCTATCTTGTCAGGAGCAGGGGTGCCGTTCCAACAGGTGTTCACGGCGACAGTCATCTCCGCCATTATCGGAACATTGACCATGGCATTGGCGGCGAACCATCCGATCGCCGTCGCGCCGGGCATGGGAATGAATGCGTACTTCACCTCCGTGGTGGCTTCGCAGGGCGTCACCTACCAGACTGTCTTCGGCACGGTCTTCCTGGCGGGAATTCTATTCCTGCTGCTGACCTTTACGAAGCTGCGCGAGACGTTGATTGAATCGATCCCGGCGCCGCTCAAGTTCGGCATCACGGCAGGCATCGGGTTATTCATCGCCTTTATCGGCTTGAAATCATCCGGCATTGTGGTGGCCAGCGAATCGACGATGGTCGCTTTTGGCGACCTGCATCAGCCTGTCACGATTTTGACGCTGGCAGGCCTGTTCATCACACTGGTTCTGATGGCCCGCAAGGTGAACGGCGCCTTATTTATCGGCATGGCACTAACCGCCGTCATCGGTTACTTCATGGGCTTGATGAAGTTCACGGGCGTCGTGGCGCTTCCGCCGGCCCCTGTCTTGTTCGACATCGATATTTCAGGCGTCTTCACGCATGGGCTGTACACGGTCGTCTTCGCCTTCCTGCTGGTGACGATCTTCGATACGACCGGCACGATGATCGGCGTCGCGGAACAGGCGGGTCTGATGAAGGGCAACTCTTTTCCGCGGGCGAAGCAGGCCTTGCTGGCCGATGCCTTGGCGACGACGGCAGGATCGCTGATGGGGACGACCCCGTCCAGCGCCTATGTGGAATCGTCGGCAGGCGTGGCCGCAGGGGGTCGAACCGGCTTGACCTCGGCCGTCGTCGCCGGGCTGTTCTTCCTGTCGCTCTTCTTCTCGCCGGTTATCGAGGCTATCTCCTCGCTGCCGGCCATTACCGCTCCGGTACTGATCATTGTCGGATGCTTCATGATGGAGGGGTTGGCCCGCATCCAGTGGAAGCAGTTCGATGATGCATTCCCGGCATTCGCCATTATGATCAGCATGCCGCTGACATCCAGTATCGCGACAGGAATCGCGATTGGGTTTATTACTTATCCGCTCATCAAGCTGTTCAGCGGCAAAGGACGGCAAGTGCACCCGATCCTTTATGTCTTCGGCGTCATTTTCGCGCTGCAGATGGTATTTTTCCCGGCGCATTGA
- a CDS encoding SMI1/KNR4 family protein, with product MHGTEELEKYLNIKIPESYIKWFSDTKDYRRYNSIILRSEHGEFIVKQWLDIKYEGLNSIGEIYTESRDQLLEGIVPIAFTDIDDYICLFYSNGRHQEPSIILWDYELALEELEEGLIHIANDFLEFTKMLIFK from the coding sequence ATGCATGGCACTGAAGAACTGGAAAAATACTTGAACATAAAAATTCCTGAATCGTATATTAAATGGTTTTCTGATACAAAAGATTATAGAAGATATAATAGTATTATACTAAGAAGCGAGCATGGAGAATTTATAGTTAAGCAATGGTTAGATATCAAATATGAAGGCTTAAATAGCATTGGAGAAATCTACACGGAAAGTAGAGATCAATTGTTAGAGGGCATTGTACCCATTGCTTTCACTGATATTGATGATTATATCTGCCTATTTTATAGTAATGGGAGACACCAAGAGCCAAGTATAATTTTGTGGGATTATGAACTGGCACTCGAAGAGTTGGAAGAAGGCTTAATTCACATAGCAAATGATTTTCTTGAGTTTACTAAAATGTTGATTTTCAAATAA
- a CDS encoding contractile injection system protein, VgrG/Pvc8 family, with translation MSLTYDNLKIYPYELVRLSDLSMKKQINEHTRLRFTGIVSEEKKGSYVEMTEANTPVELYQVDEDGGSKPLFRGMALSIEINVIRGVYYVEVEAVSHTYLMDVKRKTRSFQNVHITIPEMLNAIGEDYPGLDVIDEATGGAKLSRFALQYNETDWEFLRRMASRYHTSLMPASQFDKPKFYFGIFEGDAAVRMDQGNYTVRKRVEPFRYFTENEMAKVNEDDFITYEIETDRVLELGSHVFFKGKSLFVCEAYTAMTDGIVQHHYVLCPHKGLRQKAYDNENMIGASIHGRVIGVAGDKVKVHFEFDPEQNIEEARWFRYSSMYTAEGSTGWYVMPEMGDPVTVYFPGSKEEEGIAGGAARQQTRTGENDKLNNPEVKIFRTPYGKEIMLAPDEVVITGKEGAIYIRLNEQEGIHIASSKNISITADGDITMNAAKKVVLSAGSEMNLSCKGSQLHLGGHASLTGATVNSN, from the coding sequence ATGAGCTTAACTTATGACAACCTAAAAATTTATCCATATGAGTTAGTTCGCCTAAGCGATCTGTCCATGAAGAAGCAGATCAATGAGCATACCCGGTTACGCTTCACTGGAATTGTCTCTGAGGAGAAGAAGGGCAGCTATGTGGAGATGACAGAGGCGAATACTCCCGTCGAGCTGTATCAAGTGGATGAGGACGGCGGAAGCAAGCCGTTGTTCCGCGGGATGGCCCTCTCTATTGAGATAAATGTGATACGGGGCGTCTATTATGTGGAAGTGGAAGCCGTCTCCCATACTTATTTGATGGATGTCAAGCGGAAAACTCGATCCTTTCAAAATGTGCACATTACGATTCCAGAGATGCTGAATGCGATCGGCGAGGACTATCCCGGCCTTGATGTGATAGATGAAGCGACAGGAGGAGCCAAGCTGAGCCGGTTCGCCCTCCAGTACAATGAGACCGATTGGGAGTTTTTGAGGAGAATGGCCTCCCGGTATCATACGAGCCTTATGCCGGCTTCACAATTTGATAAGCCCAAATTTTATTTTGGCATCTTTGAGGGCGACGCTGCCGTCCGCATGGATCAGGGCAATTATACGGTCAGGAAGCGTGTAGAGCCTTTCCGTTATTTTACGGAGAATGAGATGGCGAAGGTGAACGAAGATGACTTTATCACTTATGAGATTGAGACCGACAGGGTGCTTGAATTGGGAAGCCATGTTTTTTTCAAGGGCAAAAGTTTATTCGTATGCGAAGCGTACACGGCAATGACGGATGGCATTGTCCAGCATCATTATGTGCTCTGTCCTCATAAAGGGCTGCGGCAGAAGGCATATGATAACGAAAATATGATTGGCGCCTCGATTCATGGGCGGGTTATCGGTGTAGCTGGGGACAAGGTAAAAGTTCATTTCGAATTCGATCCGGAACAGAACATAGAGGAGGCGCGCTGGTTCCGTTATTCCTCCATGTATACGGCTGAAGGAAGCACCGGTTGGTATGTCATGCCCGAGATGGGAGACCCGGTAACGGTATATTTTCCTGGCAGCAAGGAGGAAGAAGGCATTGCGGGCGGTGCCGCGAGGCAACAGACCCGAACCGGGGAAAACGATAAACTAAATAACCCGGAAGTCAAAATATTTCGGACTCCCTATGGGAAGGAAATTATGCTGGCTCCTGACGAGGTGGTCATTACAGGTAAAGAGGGAGCCATTTACATTCGGCTGAATGAGCAAGAGGGCATTCACATTGCCAGCAGTAAAAATATCAGCATTACAGCGGACGGAGATATTACGATGAACGCTGCGAAGAAAGTGGTACTATCTGCCGGAAGCGAGATGAACCTTAGCTGCAAGGGAAGCCAGCTCCATCTGGGCGGACATGCAAGCCTGACAGGCGCCACTGTCAACTCCAACTGA
- a CDS encoding DUF4280 domain-containing protein gives MSKPQEIRIEPGKGAKESYVVAGAIISCSYGTQPGRLKMLQSHGTYLKGKAQLNTGDFVPGINIPSFGNCFSPLNPAVQASNMVDIYGVKKAPCVPVVTIPWANGKGDVLVDGKPALLSRCTHQCLYCGTIRIENDGQDLD, from the coding sequence ATGAGCAAACCACAGGAAATTCGCATCGAACCGGGCAAAGGCGCCAAAGAAAGCTATGTCGTGGCAGGAGCGATTATTAGCTGCAGTTACGGGACTCAGCCGGGACGGCTTAAGATGCTGCAAAGCCATGGCACCTATCTCAAAGGCAAGGCTCAGTTGAATACGGGAGACTTCGTGCCCGGGATTAACATACCTTCCTTCGGCAACTGCTTCAGTCCGCTCAATCCAGCCGTACAGGCCAGCAATATGGTGGATATCTATGGCGTTAAGAAAGCGCCTTGTGTTCCTGTAGTGACGATTCCCTGGGCTAATGGAAAAGGAGATGTGTTGGTAGATGGGAAACCGGCCCTGCTAAGCCGTTGCACCCATCAATGCCTGTATTGCGGAACGATTCGGATCGAGAACGATGGGCAGGACCTGGATTGA
- a CDS encoding pentapeptide repeat-containing protein, whose amino-acid sequence MSREEALAHFREQAVPLARQKVLREFMDCWKEEKTAWMREFVHSFQELCMSIRMKQLAGEKGRIGFITYSMLRTDIAHDRASYLVQASDASWLFDSRPVEDTYDASWVFCYLDRLMDELTRAATGYSGAVTLPQLDRIRLLEAEHFHRFVVNLIRLSMMEAAALLEFKELKKEAVFEVRVGEYLSHSECVFRLDERERDSEEVRAWLQEKNDSAAYTYEDFYGFDLSSGDYHALDFRYSSFRNCDLKRSRLGEGFLLGTVWNDCQLDSADFSYSLVQGAKYSGSSMKASIFRNVQGKAGMPVPDWAPPCVEGVRFTDCDLAEADFTRAKLDGAVFVRTCLRGANFRGASLQGVRFQKSDLTNADFREANLTDTDFSDSCLDGAIFPEREACLSLSQGKGSPS is encoded by the coding sequence GTGAGCAGAGAGGAAGCATTGGCGCATTTCAGAGAGCAGGCAGTACCCTTGGCACGGCAGAAAGTGCTTCGTGAGTTCATGGATTGCTGGAAGGAAGAGAAGACGGCATGGATGAGAGAATTCGTCCATTCTTTTCAGGAACTGTGTATGTCTATCCGCATGAAGCAGCTTGCAGGAGAGAAAGGACGTATTGGATTTATTACGTACTCCATGCTAAGGACCGATATTGCGCATGACCGTGCCAGTTATCTTGTCCAAGCGTCTGACGCCTCGTGGTTGTTCGATTCCCGCCCGGTTGAGGACACCTATGATGCCTCCTGGGTTTTTTGTTATTTGGACCGCCTCATGGATGAACTGACACGGGCGGCTACCGGCTATTCCGGAGCGGTCACCTTGCCGCAGCTTGATCGGATACGGCTTCTGGAAGCGGAGCATTTCCATCGCTTTGTTGTGAATCTGATCCGTCTCTCTATGATGGAGGCGGCTGCTCTGCTTGAGTTCAAGGAGCTGAAGAAGGAAGCGGTGTTTGAGGTGCGCGTCGGAGAATATCTCTCCCATAGCGAATGTGTATTCCGATTGGATGAGCGGGAGCGGGACTCGGAGGAAGTGAGAGCTTGGCTTCAGGAGAAGAATGATTCGGCTGCGTATACATATGAGGATTTTTATGGATTTGATTTATCAAGCGGTGACTATCATGCGCTTGATTTTCGCTATAGCTCGTTCCGGAACTGCGATCTGAAGAGAAGCCGATTGGGTGAAGGGTTTCTGCTGGGTACGGTTTGGAATGACTGCCAATTGGACAGCGCCGATTTTTCATACAGTCTCGTCCAAGGGGCCAAATATAGCGGAAGCTCCATGAAGGCCTCAATCTTTCGCAATGTGCAGGGGAAAGCGGGCATGCCGGTACCGGATTGGGCGCCTCCCTGTGTGGAAGGCGTCCGTTTTACGGACTGTGACTTGGCGGAAGCCGATTTTACAAGGGCTAAATTGGATGGCGCCGTCTTTGTGAGGACCTGTTTGCGGGGAGCCAACTTCCGTGGAGCCAGTCTTCAAGGTGTCCGGTTCCAGAAGTCGGATCTGACAAATGCGGATTTCCGTGAGGCCAATTTGACAGATACGGATTTCTCCGATTCATGTCTTGACGGTGCAATATTTCCGGAACGAGAGGCTTGTCTGTCACTGTCTCAAGGAAAGGGGAGTCCATCATGA
- a CDS encoding Imm8 family immunity protein — MINAEIKAIHIFSEDWGDEPEDFCVKLEADIGIEGINGSEIYKFTIISPKYLGKLLTGNEIKVGRGLLITNDFNINKAEHEIEKIIKACSSDSWEKTSLLLSRFAQWEYDYE; from the coding sequence ATGATAAATGCTGAAATAAAAGCCATCCATATTTTTTCTGAGGATTGGGGAGACGAACCAGAAGATTTTTGTGTGAAGTTAGAGGCTGATATAGGTATTGAGGGTATAAACGGTTCTGAAATATATAAATTTACCATTATAAGTCCCAAGTACTTAGGTAAATTGTTAACAGGAAATGAGATAAAAGTTGGAAGAGGCCTCCTTATTACAAATGATTTTAATATTAATAAAGCAGAACATGAAATTGAAAAAATAATTAAAGCTTGCTCTAGCGATTCTTGGGAAAAGACTAGCCTGTTATTAAGTCGTTTTGCCCAATGGGAGTACGATTACGAGTAA
- a CDS encoding SPFH domain-containing protein, protein MAIIDVIKYDGPPDVFAWKHPNQEMGTWTQLIVNESQEAILYKGGQAMDRFTAGRHTLSTANIPIISNIVNLPFGGKSPFTAEVWFVNKLHSLNIKWGTRAPLQLQDPKYQMFVLVRSYGQFGIQIDDARKFLGKLVGTMPVFNQDALSEYFRGVLMMNIHELISSYFVHRKISILEINAYISDISKHIQERVAPVFEEYGIRLLNFTVDSVNTPEDDPATQRLREALTKRAEMDIIGFTYQQERTFDTLGHAAKNEGGTHSDLMGAGIGLSMGYGVGGAIGGTMTRLADDLQTVPARQKACPKCDRHNPEDAVFCTGCGTAFAASGEAGPPEEVRCGACNRSMSRHSKFCPHCGDPYNPCPHCGADNQPGQAQCVKCGQDMPVPCRHCGENVEPGVKFCPHCGQELALACGQCGHEVQQGQKFCVECGNKLT, encoded by the coding sequence ATGGCAATCATTGATGTGATCAAATACGACGGTCCGCCGGATGTATTCGCGTGGAAGCATCCGAATCAGGAAATGGGGACGTGGACGCAGCTTATCGTCAATGAATCGCAGGAAGCGATTCTCTATAAAGGCGGACAGGCGATGGATCGGTTCACCGCCGGCCGGCATACGTTAAGTACCGCCAATATACCGATAATCAGCAATATCGTGAATTTGCCGTTCGGCGGCAAGTCGCCGTTCACGGCGGAGGTATGGTTCGTCAACAAGCTTCATTCTCTCAATATCAAATGGGGGACGCGAGCGCCGCTGCAGCTCCAGGATCCGAAATATCAGATGTTCGTGCTGGTGCGCTCCTACGGACAATTCGGCATTCAGATCGATGACGCCCGCAAGTTCCTGGGGAAGCTCGTCGGCACGATGCCTGTCTTCAATCAGGACGCGCTAAGCGAATATTTCCGCGGCGTGCTGATGATGAACATTCATGAGCTGATTTCGTCTTATTTCGTTCACCGGAAAATTAGCATTCTGGAAATTAACGCATACATATCAGATATCTCCAAGCATATCCAGGAGCGCGTGGCGCCCGTCTTCGAGGAATATGGCATCCGGTTGTTGAACTTCACCGTCGATTCCGTCAATACGCCGGAGGATGATCCGGCCACGCAGCGACTGCGGGAAGCGCTCACGAAGCGGGCGGAGATGGATATTATCGGGTTCACGTATCAGCAGGAGCGCACCTTCGATACGCTTGGGCATGCCGCGAAGAACGAGGGCGGCACCCATTCGGATCTGATGGGCGCGGGGATTGGCCTCAGTATGGGCTATGGCGTCGGCGGCGCCATCGGCGGCACGATGACGCGGCTGGCCGATGACCTGCAGACAGTGCCGGCCCGGCAGAAAGCTTGTCCGAAATGCGATCGCCACAATCCGGAAGACGCCGTCTTCTGTACGGGATGCGGCACGGCATTTGCCGCCTCCGGAGAGGCCGGCCCCCCGGAAGAAGTCCGGTGCGGCGCCTGCAACCGTTCGATGTCCCGGCATTCCAAGTTCTGTCCGCATTGCGGCGACCCGTATAATCCGTGCCCCCACTGCGGGGCAGACAATCAACCAGGCCAAGCCCAGTGCGTGAAGTGCGGGCAAGATATGCCGGTTCCGTGCCGACATTGCGGGGAGAATGTGGAACCCGGAGTCAAGTTCTGCCCGCATTGCGGTCAGGAGCTCGCGCTCGCCTGCGGCCAATGCGGCCACGAAGTGCAGCAGGGACAGAAATTTTGCGTTGAATGCGGCAATAAGCTGACATAG
- a CDS encoding S66 family peptidase, whose protein sequence is MHAPKLKQGDEIRVIAPSRSLSLISMPQRELAQRRLEQMGFTVTFATHAEEMDDFNSSSIEARVNDLHDAFRDPGVKAILTVIGGFNSNQLLRYLDYELIRRNPKLFCGYSDITALSNAIYAKTGLITYSGPHFSTFGMERGIEYTAEHFLAAMTTNEVMTAKPAEQWSDDAWYLDQERRDFIPNEGWAILQTGACEGTIIGGNVCTLNLLHGTEYMPDLQGAVLFVEDDEETDPATFDRDLQSLLHQPGADAVRGLVIGRFQKASRMTLDLLKQIIASKQELRGIPVIANVDFGHTTPQLTFPIGGHAKLDANPEAPLLQFGEEAF, encoded by the coding sequence ATGCATGCACCTAAACTGAAGCAAGGAGACGAAATTCGAGTTATCGCGCCTTCCAGAAGCTTATCTCTCATTTCCATGCCGCAGCGAGAGCTGGCGCAGCGCCGCCTGGAGCAAATGGGGTTTACCGTGACCTTTGCCACCCATGCGGAAGAAATGGATGACTTCAACTCGTCCTCAATCGAAGCCAGAGTGAATGATCTGCATGACGCGTTCCGAGATCCGGGGGTAAAAGCGATCTTGACCGTCATCGGCGGATTTAACAGCAACCAATTGCTACGCTATTTGGATTATGAACTGATCCGGCGCAATCCGAAATTATTCTGCGGATATTCCGACATCACCGCGTTGAGCAACGCGATATATGCCAAGACCGGGCTGATCACCTATTCCGGGCCTCATTTCTCGACCTTCGGCATGGAACGGGGCATCGAGTATACGGCTGAACATTTTCTCGCTGCGATGACGACGAATGAAGTGATGACGGCGAAGCCTGCGGAGCAATGGAGCGACGATGCATGGTATCTCGACCAGGAACGGCGGGATTTCATCCCGAACGAAGGGTGGGCTATCCTTCAGACCGGTGCTTGCGAAGGAACGATCATCGGGGGCAATGTATGCACGTTGAATCTGCTGCACGGCACGGAGTACATGCCCGATCTGCAGGGGGCCGTGTTGTTTGTGGAGGATGACGAGGAAACCGATCCGGCGACGTTCGATCGCGACTTGCAATCGCTCCTCCACCAGCCTGGCGCCGATGCGGTGCGCGGCTTAGTCATCGGCCGCTTCCAGAAAGCATCGCGCATGACGCTGGATTTGCTGAAGCAAATTATCGCCAGCAAGCAAGAATTGCGGGGCATCCCGGTCATCGCCAACGTTGATTTCGGCCATACCACGCCGCAGCTTACGTTCCCGATCGGCGGCCACGCCAAGCTGGACGCCAACCCCGAGGCGCCGCTTCTGCAGTTCGGGGAAGAGGCTTTTTAA